In Blautia wexlerae DSM 19850, a single window of DNA contains:
- a CDS encoding transposase has translation MQTVSSYGVEIRKQNIPIRQTLEIYRQAVSYLTEIYEQVWAELKMIPEAKKRFNAAEHLIHTTKKNHAHFDFDIRFPKMPSYLRRAAIQHALGSVSSYESRMEQWEAAGELSGKPNFTCENHAMPVFYRDVMYREGTEGKDEAYLKLYDGHDWRWFRVCLSHTDMEYLRRNWYGKKASAPTLEKRHHKYFLRFSYTEEVALTQTPVREQIICSVDLGINTDAVCTIMRADGTVLGRKFIDFPSEKDRMYRTLGRIRRFQREHGSAQAGERWAYTRRLNIELSRKIAGAVAEYAWENHADVIVFEYLEMNGKISGSKRQKLQLWRKRDIQKRCEHQAHRKGMRISRICAWNTSRLAYDGSGIVLRDWRNHSLCAFQTGKRYNCDLSASYNIGARYFIRELLKPLPATERSLLEAKVPAVKRRTSCVYADLRELSSEMGLLMAA, from the coding sequence ATGCAGACGGTATCCAGTTATGGTGTGGAAATACGAAAACAGAATATCCCAATCCGCCAGACACTGGAAATCTATCGTCAGGCGGTCAGCTATCTGACGGAAATCTATGAACAGGTGTGGGCAGAACTGAAAATGATCCCGGAAGCAAAAAAACGCTTTAATGCAGCAGAACATCTGATTCACACAACGAAAAAGAACCATGCCCACTTTGATTTTGACATCCGTTTTCCGAAGATGCCTTCTTATCTCAGGAGAGCTGCCATCCAGCATGCACTGGGAAGTGTATCGTCCTATGAAAGCCGGATGGAACAGTGGGAGGCAGCGGGAGAACTCTCCGGGAAACCGAATTTTACCTGTGAAAACCATGCCATGCCGGTCTTTTACCGGGATGTGATGTACCGCGAAGGGACAGAGGGAAAAGATGAGGCATACCTGAAACTGTATGACGGGCATGACTGGAGATGGTTCCGTGTGTGTTTGAGTCATACGGATATGGAATACCTGCGAAGGAACTGGTATGGAAAAAAAGCATCAGCCCCGACACTGGAAAAAAGACACCATAAATATTTCCTGCGTTTTTCCTATACAGAAGAAGTGGCACTTACTCAGACACCTGTAAGGGAACAGATCATCTGCAGCGTGGATCTGGGAATCAATACGGATGCAGTCTGTACCATCATGCGGGCAGACGGAACTGTCCTGGGGAGAAAGTTTATTGACTTCCCCAGTGAAAAAGACCGTATGTACCGCACACTGGGACGAATCCGGAGATTCCAGAGGGAACATGGATCTGCGCAGGCAGGAGAAAGGTGGGCATACACCAGACGTCTGAATATAGAATTAAGCAGAAAGATCGCAGGGGCAGTTGCAGAATATGCATGGGAGAATCATGCAGATGTGATCGTATTTGAGTATCTGGAAATGAACGGAAAGATATCGGGAAGTAAGAGGCAGAAACTGCAGCTTTGGAGAAAACGGGATATCCAGAAACGGTGTGAACATCAGGCACACAGGAAAGGGATGCGCATATCCAGGATCTGTGCATGGAATACGAGCAGGCTTGCGTATGATGGATCAGGGATAGTCCTGCGTGACTGGAGAAATCACAGCCTCTGCGCATTTCAGACGGGAAAAAGATATAACTGTGACCTGTCAGCTTCTTATAATATCGGGGCCAGATATTTTATCCGTGAACTTTTAAAACCCCTTCCGGCAACGGAAAGGTCTTTGCTGGAGGCAAAAGTCCCTGCAGTAAAGCGTAGAACCTCATGTGTTTATGCAGATCTAAGAGAACTCAGTTCTGAGATGGGACTCTTAATGGCTGCATAG
- the mutS gene encoding DNA mismatch repair protein MutS, with protein MAMSPMMQEYCKTKEQYKDCILFYRLGDFYEMFFDDALLVTRELEITLTGKDCGLEERAPMCGVPYHAAETYINRLIERGHKVAICEQVEDPKKAKGLVKREVVRIVTPGTTLDAAALDETKNNYLMSIVSMEEHFGCAIADITTGDCFLTEVDKPQKLLDEINKFVPAEIICNDSFYMSNIDTDDLQNRLGICVFSLDSWYFDDELCRRTLKDHFHVGSLDGLGVGDYDCGIIAAGALFLYLKETQKTALSHMATIRPYAAEKYMLIDSSSRRNLELVETLREKQKRGSLLWVLDKTKTAMGARTLRSYVEQPLIDRDEIEERLEALEELNKNGMLRDEIREYLGPVYDLERLISRISYKSANPRDLIAFASSLEMLPYIKQVLKEFKTPLLQKIYEDMDSLEDVTDLIKRAIVEDPPLAQKDGGIIKEGYNEDVDKFRRSRTDGKKWLSELEARERERTGIKTMKIKYNRVFGYSLEVTNTFKDQVPDNYIRKQTLSNVERYITQELKELEDLILGAEDKLYALEYELFCDVRDTVGKEVMRIQKTAKAVAALDVFASLALVAERNHFVRPKTNTTGVIDIKNGRHPVVEQMIENDMFIANDTYLDNHKKRVSIITGPNMAGKSTYMRQTALIVLMAQIGSFVPAEKANIGIVDRIFTRVGASDDLASGQSTFMVEMTEVANILRNATARSLLILDEIGRGTSTFDGLAIAWAVIEHISNTKLCGAKTLFATHYHELTELEGKIPGVNNYCIAVKEKGDDIVFLRKIVQGGADKSYGIQVAKLAGVPDSVIQRAKELVEELSDADITAAVKDLTSAKKKKPVYDQMDMAQMSLFDTVKDNDIINEIKGLDMGNMTPIEAMNTLYNLQNKIKNRW; from the coding sequence ATGGCAATGAGTCCGATGATGCAGGAATACTGCAAGACAAAGGAACAATATAAAGACTGCATTTTATTCTACCGTCTGGGAGATTTTTATGAAATGTTTTTTGATGATGCATTACTTGTCACCAGGGAACTGGAGATTACCCTTACAGGAAAGGACTGCGGATTAGAGGAGAGGGCACCCATGTGTGGTGTCCCTTATCATGCTGCGGAGACTTATATTAATCGTCTGATCGAGAGAGGACATAAGGTAGCGATCTGTGAGCAGGTAGAGGATCCTAAAAAAGCCAAAGGACTGGTAAAGCGTGAGGTTGTAAGGATCGTAACCCCAGGAACCACACTGGATGCTGCTGCTCTTGATGAGACAAAGAATAATTACCTGATGTCTATTGTGTCTATGGAAGAACATTTCGGATGCGCTATTGCAGACATTACAACAGGTGACTGTTTCCTTACTGAGGTGGACAAACCTCAGAAACTTCTTGATGAGATCAATAAATTTGTTCCTGCAGAGATTATCTGTAATGATTCTTTTTATATGTCTAATATAGATACAGATGACTTGCAGAACCGTCTTGGGATTTGTGTTTTTTCATTGGATTCCTGGTATTTCGATGACGAGTTGTGCCGCCGCACACTAAAAGATCATTTTCATGTAGGTTCTCTGGATGGACTGGGCGTTGGTGATTATGACTGCGGGATCATTGCAGCAGGAGCACTTTTCCTTTATCTGAAGGAAACACAGAAAACCGCGCTGTCCCATATGGCGACGATCCGTCCGTATGCAGCAGAAAAGTATATGCTGATCGACAGCTCCAGCCGCAGGAATCTTGAACTTGTAGAAACATTACGTGAAAAACAGAAAAGAGGTTCTCTTCTCTGGGTACTGGATAAGACAAAGACTGCCATGGGTGCCAGAACACTTCGCAGTTATGTAGAACAGCCATTGATCGACAGAGATGAGATCGAGGAACGTCTTGAGGCGTTGGAAGAGTTAAATAAAAATGGAATGCTTCGCGACGAGATCAGGGAATATCTGGGACCTGTCTATGATCTGGAACGACTGATCAGCCGTATCAGTTATAAGTCAGCTAATCCGCGGGATCTGATCGCTTTTGCTTCTTCACTGGAAATGCTTCCATATATAAAACAGGTATTAAAAGAATTTAAGACTCCCCTGCTTCAGAAAATTTATGAAGATATGGACTCTCTGGAAGATGTAACAGATCTGATTAAACGTGCCATCGTGGAAGATCCGCCTCTTGCACAGAAGGATGGCGGTATTATCAAAGAAGGTTATAATGAAGATGTAGATAAATTCCGCCGCTCCAGAACAGATGGCAAAAAATGGCTTTCCGAACTGGAAGCAAGGGAACGTGAGCGTACAGGTATCAAGACAATGAAGATTAAATATAATCGTGTATTTGGTTATTCACTGGAGGTTACCAATACATTTAAAGACCAGGTACCTGACAACTATATTCGTAAGCAGACACTTTCTAATGTAGAACGTTACATTACACAGGAATTGAAGGAATTGGAAGATTTAATTCTTGGTGCAGAGGACAAGCTTTATGCGCTGGAATATGAACTGTTCTGTGATGTGAGAGATACAGTCGGGAAAGAAGTTATGCGGATCCAGAAGACTGCCAAGGCAGTGGCTGCACTGGATGTGTTTGCTTCTCTTGCCCTGGTTGCGGAAAGAAATCATTTTGTACGTCCGAAGACAAATACAACAGGTGTGATAGATATTAAAAACGGCCGTCATCCTGTTGTGGAACAGATGATAGAGAACGATATGTTTATTGCGAATGATACATATCTGGATAACCATAAAAAAAGGGTATCCATTATCACAGGTCCGAACATGGCGGGTAAGTCTACCTACATGAGACAGACTGCCCTGATCGTACTGATGGCACAGATTGGAAGTTTTGTCCCTGCTGAAAAAGCAAACATCGGAATTGTTGACAGGATTTTTACCCGTGTAGGTGCGTCGGATGATCTGGCAAGTGGTCAGAGTACCTTTATGGTAGAGATGACAGAGGTTGCAAATATTCTGAGAAATGCAACTGCAAGAAGCCTTCTGATTCTTGATGAGATCGGACGTGGCACCAGTACCTTTGACGGGCTTGCCATTGCCTGGGCTGTGATCGAGCACATCAGCAATACAAAGCTTTGTGGTGCAAAGACATTATTTGCCACCCATTATCATGAGCTTACTGAACTGGAGGGCAAGATTCCGGGAGTTAATAACTACTGTATTGCTGTCAAGGAAAAAGGGGACGATATTGTATTTCTGCGTAAGATCGTTCAGGGCGGCGCAGACAAAAGTTATGGTATCCAGGTTGCCAAGCTTGCCGGTGTTCCGGATTCTGTTATCCAGAGAGCAAAGGAACTGGTGGAGGAACTAAGTGATGCGGATATTACGGCAGCAGTAAAAGACCTGACATCTGCGAAAAAGAAAAAGCCTGTATACGATCAGATGGATATGGCACAGATGTCTCTGTTCGATACAGTTAAGGATAACGATATCATTAATGAGATAAAAGGTCTTGATATGGGGAATATGACTCCTATCGAGGCAATGAATACACTTTATAACCTGCAGAACAAGATTAAGAACAGATGGTGA
- a CDS encoding IS30 family transposase translates to MKNKGNQKHLTFEQRVDIEKGLTENKSFTEIGRIIGKNPSTISKEVRLHAHTKERPDSGYTHPPCIHRKNCKVTCLCDKMCGIHCKLCRKPSFRCTDICPAYETAECEKLNKPPYVCNGCGKKTHCLMPRKFYSSKYAHDEYRSVLVDCRVGINQTPESIQSMNDLLVPLIKEKHQSIGHIYATHAEELGCSRRTLYSYINDCVFDVRNGDLRRSVRYKKRKKPTQTSAKDRSYRQGHNYENFQNYMKDHPDINVVEMDCVEGMKGESCALLTFTFRNCNLMLMFLLEYQDQECVLEVFVWLETVLGQDAFKKLFPVILTDGGSEFSAREEMEKFCDGSKSTTVFYCDPYSFWQKGACEKNHEYIRYIRPKGSSFADLNDEKVRLMMNHINNEKRDSLNGHSPYELSLLLLDNKLHKALGLKAIAPDDVMLSPKLIK, encoded by the coding sequence ATGAAAAATAAAGGCAATCAGAAACATTTAACATTTGAACAGCGTGTTGATATCGAGAAAGGTCTTACTGAGAATAAAAGCTTCACTGAAATTGGACGGATTATTGGTAAAAATCCATCTACCATATCAAAGGAAGTACGTCTCCACGCACATACAAAAGAACGTCCGGATTCAGGTTACACTCACCCGCCATGTATTCATCGCAAGAACTGTAAGGTGACATGCTTGTGTGATAAGATGTGTGGCATTCATTGTAAGCTTTGCAGAAAACCATCCTTTCGCTGCACTGATATATGTCCCGCATATGAGACAGCTGAATGTGAGAAACTGAATAAACCTCCCTACGTATGTAATGGCTGTGGTAAAAAGACCCATTGTCTTATGCCCAGAAAGTTTTATTCATCCAAATATGCCCATGATGAGTACCGTAGCGTGCTGGTCGATTGCAGAGTCGGCATTAACCAGACTCCGGAAAGCATTCAATCCATGAATGATTTATTGGTTCCATTGATCAAGGAGAAGCATCAGTCCATCGGTCATATTTATGCTACTCATGCAGAAGAATTGGGTTGCTCCAGAAGAACACTTTACTCCTACATCAATGATTGTGTATTCGATGTCCGCAATGGTGACTTAAGACGTTCTGTACGTTATAAGAAACGCAAGAAACCTACACAGACCAGTGCAAAAGATCGTTCTTATCGTCAAGGTCATAACTACGAAAATTTCCAGAATTATATGAAAGATCATCCAGATATAAATGTTGTGGAAATGGACTGCGTGGAAGGAATGAAAGGCGAAAGCTGCGCCCTCTTGACCTTTACATTCCGCAACTGCAATCTTATGCTTATGTTCCTGTTGGAATATCAAGACCAGGAATGCGTGTTAGAGGTCTTTGTATGGCTTGAAACAGTGTTAGGACAGGATGCATTCAAAAAGCTTTTTCCGGTGATCCTCACGGATGGAGGTTCAGAATTCTCAGCTCGTGAAGAGATGGAGAAATTCTGTGACGGAAGTAAAAGCACGACGGTCTTTTACTGTGATCCATACAGCTTTTGGCAAAAAGGTGCCTGCGAAAAGAACCACGAGTATATCCGCTACATCCGTCCGAAAGGGAGTTCATTCGCTGATTTAAATGACGAGAAAGTCAGACTTATGATGAATCACATAAACAACGAAAAAAGAGACAGTCTTAATGGACATAGCCCATATGAACTCTCTCTTTTACTCTTGGACAACAAACTGCACAAAGCATTAGGATTAAAGGCAATCGCACCTGATGATGTTATGCTTAGTCCAAAACTTATAAAATAA
- a CDS encoding serpin family protein, with protein sequence MIRKQLLIGILAAMTVALPAVGIYAGSAEASEIQSSNEDTVSGNKGASIDKAVTLQNSVKMTDQISAAVNGENIMFSPTSLNFALGMIAEGAKGETKEVLCNYLGTDDFVSYAKEYLNKIKEYNTEDESYGYKSKLKIADAVWVDNNLTLQEEFKNSVTNGFGAEVENVDFSAAEKTCGIINSWCDKNTEGLIPKIITPDLINDTTGLCLTNSLYFESGWSGEPWNVSDTEEKFGNNEKTKYMTCAGDRYYENDKATAFGREYANGLSFVGILPVDEGDFTLEDLDIGGLLKSQPEYDEVQCKMPKLDFETTAILNDILSSLGLDNIFSSNADFSGIADKNVNVDTILQKTKLELDENGTKAAAVTAVIMECMSAVEEKEPVIKNVELTRPFAFLIYDRSNDEILFMGKVMTVS encoded by the coding sequence ATGATAAGAAAACAACTCTTAATCGGAATACTGGCAGCTATGACTGTCGCACTGCCAGCTGTCGGCATATATGCCGGTTCCGCAGAAGCCAGTGAAATCCAAAGCAGCAATGAAGACACGGTGTCCGGTAATAAAGGAGCCAGTATCGACAAAGCCGTGACATTACAGAATTCCGTAAAAATGACAGACCAAATCTCTGCGGCAGTCAATGGAGAAAATATTATGTTCAGTCCCACAAGCCTTAATTTTGCGCTGGGCATGATCGCAGAAGGTGCAAAAGGAGAGACAAAAGAAGTTCTATGTAATTACCTGGGAACCGATGATTTTGTATCTTATGCAAAGGAATATCTGAACAAGATTAAAGAATATAATACTGAAGATGAGAGTTACGGATATAAGTCAAAATTAAAGATTGCAGATGCAGTCTGGGTGGATAATAATCTGACATTACAGGAAGAATTTAAAAATTCAGTAACGAACGGTTTTGGGGCTGAAGTGGAAAATGTAGATTTTTCCGCTGCAGAGAAAACATGCGGTATCATTAATTCCTGGTGTGACAAAAATACGGAAGGGCTGATCCCGAAAATCATAACCCCGGATCTGATCAATGATACTACCGGACTGTGCTTAACTAATTCACTATATTTTGAGTCCGGATGGAGTGGAGAACCCTGGAATGTTTCTGATACAGAAGAGAAGTTTGGAAACAATGAAAAGACAAAATACATGACCTGTGCCGGAGACAGGTATTATGAAAATGATAAGGCAACAGCATTTGGCAGAGAGTATGCAAACGGACTGAGTTTTGTCGGAATCCTGCCTGTCGATGAAGGCGATTTTACACTTGAGGATCTGGATATTGGTGGACTTCTGAAATCTCAGCCAGAGTATGACGAAGTACAATGTAAGATGCCAAAACTTGATTTTGAGACTACCGCCATCCTAAATGACATACTCTCAAGCCTGGGGCTTGATAATATATTTTCCAGCAACGCTGATTTCTCCGGTATTGCAGACAAAAATGTAAATGTAGATACGATACTGCAGAAAACAAAACTGGAACTGGATGAAAACGGCACGAAAGCAGCAGCAGTGACAGCAGTTATCATGGAATGTATGTCAGCTGTAGAGGAGAAAGAACCAGTTATCAAAAATGTGGAACTCACTCGTCCTTTTGCCTTCCTGATCTATGACAGGAGCAATGACGAAATACTGTTTATGGGAAAAGTAATGACAGTTTCCTGA